Below is a window of Deltaproteobacteria bacterium DNA.
ATTCGGAATGTATACTGTATACCAGACCGGGTGTCGGCCGTCAAACGGAAAAAGAAATCCGCCCCGAAAGAAAGAGGGCGGGGGAACCCCCCGCCCTCTCTCGGCGCTCGCGGGATCGCGGGTCGCCTACTTCTTGTGGCAGCCGTCACACTTCGTCGGAGCCTTCTTCGTCGCGTCCTTCGAATGGCAATCCTTGCACTTCGTGTGCATGGCGTCCTTCAAAGAGACCGCGGCGCCCTTCTTCTCGGCCTTGTGGCAGGCAAAGCACTTCTGTTCCTTGCCGGCCGCGTCCTTGTGGTGGCACTCCGCGCAATTCTTGATCCGGTCCGCGTGGGCCTTGTGCGGGAAAACGACCGCCGTCTTCGACTTCTGCACCTCACTGATCGTCACCTTCTCAGGAGCATCCGCCGCCACGATCACGCTGGCCGAAAACACCGCCACCATGACAACTGCCATCAGTATCGCGAATTTCTTCATCCTTTCTCACCCCCTTGGTTTGTGGTCTACAGCGAAAGATTGCAACGTGCGCACCGTTCCGCTTCCTCGTGCGCGCACCGATCAGTGAACCTCATTTCGACCTCGTCAAACGTCCCGCGCGCCGCCTCGGGGGAGAGCCTCTCC
It encodes the following:
- a CDS encoding cytochrome c family protein gives rise to the protein MKKFAILMAVVMVAVFSASVIVAADAPEKVTISEVQKSKTAVVFPHKAHADRIKNCAECHHKDAAGKEQKCFACHKAEKKGAAVSLKDAMHTKCKDCHSKDATKKAPTKCDGCHKK